In one Candidatus Caccoplasma merdavium genomic region, the following are encoded:
- a CDS encoding glycoside hydrolase family 140 protein, translating into MKKILLTFFAATCTLVSFAAKTPTYIPWKNGKLLVSEESRYLKHENGKPFFWQGETGWLMPERLDRDEVGYYLGRCREAGFNVVQVQTINGVPAFNAYGQMSHPDGFNFENIDQKGVYGYWDHMDHIIKTAESNGIYIGMVCIWGGLVKSGLMSVEEAQAYGKFLGERYKDAPNIIWIIGGDIQCDIKAEVWHALARSIKAHDPNHLMTFHPRGRTLSTDFYNDAEWLDFNMFQSGHRRYNQRGDDKNYPIPEDTEEDNWRYVERSLAITPMKPVIDGEPSYERIPQGLHDPGEPLWQDYDCRRYAYWSIFAGAFGHTYGNNAIMQFYRPGVGGAYGACTPWYEALKDPGFNQMKYVKNLMLTFPFFERIPDQSIIVGENGTKYHRVAATRGNSYLLVYSYLGEPMEIDLRKIKGKQKRAWWYNPCNGQLSYIGEFANRTTRFIPDIRTDGVNDWVLIVTDASTKYVLPEWTSLPDAQFRKDL; encoded by the coding sequence ATGAAAAAAATTCTCTTGACATTTTTTGCCGCGACATGCACGCTGGTGAGTTTTGCCGCCAAAACGCCGACTTATATTCCCTGGAAAAACGGGAAACTGCTCGTGTCGGAAGAGAGCCGTTATCTGAAACACGAAAACGGTAAACCTTTCTTTTGGCAAGGTGAGACCGGCTGGCTCATGCCCGAACGCCTCGACCGCGACGAAGTCGGGTACTACTTGGGACGATGCCGCGAAGCCGGCTTCAATGTCGTGCAGGTGCAAACCATAAACGGTGTACCGGCATTCAATGCCTACGGACAGATGTCTCACCCCGACGGGTTCAACTTCGAGAACATCGACCAGAAAGGCGTCTACGGATATTGGGATCACATGGACCATATCATAAAGACCGCCGAAAGCAACGGCATCTACATCGGCATGGTATGCATCTGGGGCGGACTGGTAAAATCGGGACTGATGAGCGTGGAAGAAGCCCAAGCCTACGGCAAGTTCCTGGGTGAACGTTACAAAGATGCTCCCAACATCATTTGGATAATCGGCGGAGACATTCAATGCGACATCAAAGCCGAAGTGTGGCACGCCTTGGCTCGCAGCATAAAGGCCCATGACCCCAACCACCTCATGACATTCCACCCGAGAGGAAGGACCTTGTCGACCGACTTCTACAACGACGCCGAGTGGCTCGACTTCAATATGTTCCAAAGCGGCCACCGTCGCTACAACCAAAGAGGCGATGACAAGAACTATCCGATTCCCGAAGATACCGAAGAAGACAACTGGCGTTATGTCGAACGCTCCTTGGCCATCACACCCATGAAGCCGGTTATCGACGGAGAGCCTTCTTACGAAAGGATTCCGCAAGGGTTGCATGATCCCGGCGAACCCCTGTGGCAAGACTACGACTGTCGCCGCTATGCCTACTGGTCGATATTTGCCGGAGCATTCGGGCACACCTACGGGAACAATGCCATCATGCAATTCTATCGTCCCGGCGTAGGCGGAGCATACGGTGCCTGCACACCTTGGTATGAAGCGCTCAAAGACCCGGGATTCAATCAAATGAAATATGTCAAGAACCTGATGCTGACCTTTCCTTTCTTCGAGCGCATTCCCGACCAAAGTATCATCGTCGGTGAAAACGGGACGAAATACCATAGAGTTGCAGCCACTCGCGGAAACAGCTATCTGCTGGTCTACTCCTACCTGGGCGAACCGATGGAAATCGACCTGAGAAAAATCAAAGGCAAACAAAAAAGAGCCTGGTGGTATAATCCCTGTAACGGACAGCTGAGCTACATCGGAGAATTTGCCAACCGGACAACCCGTTTTATCCCCGACATTCGCACCGACGGAGTCAACGACTGGGTACTAATCGTTACCGACGCCTCGACAAAATATGTATTACCCGAATGGACATCTCTGCCCGATGCCCAATTCAGAAAAGACTTATAA
- a CDS encoding exo-alpha-sialidase produces MKHALLIFFLGMSLGCVWAQSSQDQVHYTGDVRSNPYFHDGQLSPAVGVHNIQLLRANRDSVTAAYNYGWTYNHQPMMCYWNGRFYVHFLCDSTDEHIPPSRTMLMTSKDGYTWEAPVVLFPTYKVPEGFTKAGRPGKAHHLTAIMHQRVGFFVASNGRLLATGNYGIALDPKDDPNDGNGIGRVVREIKRDGTFGPIYFVYYNHDFNEKNSDYPFYTRSRDKGFVKACREMMDNPLYRMQMVEEADRNDPMLPLKNPYKAFCYYYLPDNRIVGLWKHALTSISDDGGETWQQPVMRASGFVNSNAKIWGQRLSDGSYATVYNPAEYRWPLAISLSSDGLEYTTLNLIHGIVPPIRYGGNYKSFGPQYARGILPGNGTPPDGDLWVSYSVGKEDMWITHIPVPVREEVTKYVQDDISSATRMSDLREWNLYTGICTPVALENKAGRQWLTLTDRDPFSYALAERKVPESHTLKVAFDLMAEQTGHGNLQIDFADAKGTPCARIELTDSILRAKGGARYSQMGKYEPGQVYHVEVSLSVENRNYTVSINGKKKTTRMFFAPVSTIERIIFRTGAVNAMPTPDTPADQDFDLDDAGKENAAAIYRIARLCAEGDRTTCLLDFDDFRHHVERFNRMEDENIVQAIPNSRSAEWLEENIPLFECPDANIEEIYYYRWWTLRKHIKETPVGYAMTEFLVPRSYADRYNLISSALGHHIHETRWLRDTCYLHQIIRTWYRGNDGKPLERMKNFSSWTPYALYQSFLVTGDSTFIAGLLPDMKSEYTWWETTHRLPSGLYWQSDVQDAMEESISGGRKKQYARPTISSYMYGNASAIAEVCRLTGDQDSTLYAEKADTLKQLVETLLWNPRHNFFETRRGDTLAQVREAIGYTPWYFGLPSPNRYDSAWLQITDPEGFSAPFGLTTAERRHPQFRAYFKASCEWNGPIWPFATSQTLTALANYLNSQPGESAVSRETWFEQFKLYAQSHYFHGRPYIGEYLDEVTGYWLKGEQERSRYYNHSTLNDLVITGLVGLRPCADERIEINPLVPENAWDYFCLDNVRYKGHNLTISWDRHGNRYHQGKGLSIYIDGRLAAHRDSLGPLSCLTKSKNSLK; encoded by the coding sequence ATGAAACACGCTTTACTCATCTTTTTTCTGGGAATGTCGTTGGGGTGCGTATGGGCACAGTCGTCGCAGGACCAAGTACACTACACCGGTGACGTGCGGTCAAACCCCTATTTCCACGACGGGCAACTTTCGCCGGCAGTCGGTGTGCACAACATACAGCTTCTGCGTGCCAACCGCGACAGCGTAACGGCGGCCTACAACTACGGGTGGACCTACAACCATCAACCGATGATGTGTTATTGGAACGGACGCTTCTACGTACATTTCCTGTGCGACAGCACCGATGAGCACATTCCCCCGTCGCGCACCATGCTGATGACATCGAAAGACGGTTATACATGGGAAGCCCCCGTCGTCCTCTTCCCCACCTACAAAGTTCCCGAAGGCTTTACCAAGGCGGGACGTCCCGGCAAAGCGCACCATCTGACGGCCATCATGCACCAGCGCGTAGGATTCTTTGTCGCCTCAAACGGCCGGTTGCTTGCCACCGGCAACTATGGCATCGCCCTTGACCCCAAAGACGATCCGAACGACGGCAACGGCATAGGCCGCGTCGTGCGTGAGATAAAGCGAGACGGGACGTTCGGCCCCATCTATTTCGTTTACTACAATCACGACTTCAACGAGAAGAATAGCGATTACCCGTTCTACACCCGTTCACGCGACAAAGGTTTTGTAAAGGCTTGTCGGGAGATGATGGACAATCCGCTCTATCGCATGCAAATGGTCGAAGAGGCCGACCGCAATGACCCCATGCTCCCGTTGAAAAATCCATACAAGGCTTTCTGCTACTACTACCTGCCCGACAACCGCATCGTGGGATTATGGAAACACGCCCTCACCTCCATCAGTGACGACGGCGGCGAGACTTGGCAACAACCGGTCATGCGTGCCTCGGGGTTTGTAAACAGCAATGCCAAGATATGGGGTCAACGGCTCAGCGACGGAAGTTATGCAACCGTATATAATCCGGCCGAATACCGCTGGCCGCTGGCTATCTCGCTAAGCAGCGACGGGCTCGAATACACGACCCTGAATCTTATACACGGCATCGTTCCCCCAATACGGTATGGAGGTAATTACAAAAGTTTCGGTCCCCAATACGCCCGCGGCATATTACCCGGCAACGGCACCCCTCCCGACGGCGACCTTTGGGTCTCATACAGCGTGGGGAAAGAAGATATGTGGATTACCCACATTCCTGTACCTGTGCGGGAAGAGGTGACCAAGTATGTGCAAGACGATATAAGCTCAGCCACCCGCATGTCGGATTTGCGCGAATGGAACCTCTACACAGGCATTTGCACCCCTGTCGCACTCGAAAACAAAGCCGGCCGGCAATGGCTCACGCTTACCGACAGAGACCCGTTTTCCTATGCGTTGGCCGAAAGGAAAGTGCCCGAAAGCCACACCCTGAAAGTCGCGTTTGACCTCATGGCCGAACAAACGGGTCACGGGAACCTGCAAATCGACTTCGCCGATGCCAAAGGCACACCATGCGCCCGAATCGAGCTCACCGACAGTATCCTCCGGGCCAAAGGGGGTGCACGATATTCCCAAATGGGGAAATACGAGCCGGGACAAGTGTATCATGTTGAGGTGTCGCTCTCGGTCGAGAATCGCAACTACACCGTGTCAATCAATGGCAAGAAAAAAACGACCCGCATGTTTTTTGCTCCGGTTTCGACCATCGAGCGCATTATATTCCGCACCGGTGCGGTAAACGCCATGCCTACACCCGACACACCGGCCGACCAGGACTTCGATCTCGATGATGCAGGGAAGGAAAATGCCGCGGCCATTTACCGCATAGCCCGACTTTGTGCCGAAGGCGACCGCACAACCTGCCTGCTCGACTTCGACGACTTTCGGCACCATGTCGAACGGTTCAACCGCATGGAAGACGAAAACATCGTGCAGGCCATACCCAACAGCCGGTCGGCCGAATGGCTCGAAGAGAATATCCCGCTGTTTGAATGTCCCGATGCAAACATCGAAGAGATATATTATTACCGTTGGTGGACATTGCGGAAGCACATCAAGGAGACCCCTGTCGGATATGCCATGACCGAATTTCTCGTTCCCCGCTCCTATGCCGACCGCTACAATCTCATATCGAGCGCCTTAGGACACCACATACACGAGACGCGGTGGTTGAGAGACACCTGCTACCTGCATCAAATAATCCGCACCTGGTACCGGGGCAATGACGGGAAACCCTTGGAACGCATGAAGAATTTCAGCTCGTGGACACCTTACGCCCTCTATCAAAGTTTCCTTGTAACCGGCGACAGCACGTTCATAGCCGGCCTGTTGCCCGACATGAAAAGCGAATACACCTGGTGGGAAACCACCCATCGCCTACCCAGCGGGCTCTATTGGCAAAGCGACGTGCAAGATGCCATGGAAGAGAGCATCAGCGGAGGGCGCAAGAAACAGTATGCCCGCCCCACCATCTCCTCCTATATGTACGGGAATGCCTCGGCCATCGCCGAAGTGTGCCGGCTGACGGGAGACCAGGACAGTACCCTTTACGCCGAAAAAGCCGATACCTTGAAGCAGTTGGTCGAGACACTGTTATGGAATCCCCGTCACAACTTCTTTGAAACACGTCGAGGCGACACCCTCGCCCAAGTGCGAGAAGCCATCGGATACACGCCATGGTATTTCGGCCTCCCCTCGCCCAACCGATACGACTCGGCATGGCTGCAAATAACCGACCCCGAAGGTTTCTCGGCGCCATTTGGCCTCACGACAGCAGAGCGGCGGCACCCGCAATTCAGAGCCTATTTCAAAGCCAGTTGTGAATGGAATGGCCCGATATGGCCGTTTGCCACGTCGCAGACCCTCACGGCGTTGGCCAATTATCTCAACAGCCAACCCGGTGAAAGCGCAGTAAGCCGGGAGACGTGGTTCGAACAGTTCAAATTATATGCACAATCGCATTATTTCCACGGCCGTCCCTATATCGGAGAGTATCTCGACGAAGTCACCGGTTACTGGCTCAAAGGAGAACAAGAACGCAGCCGATACTACAACCACTCGACATTAAACGACCTGGTCATCACCGGACTCGTCGGTTTGCGTCCATGCGCCGACGAACGGATAGAAATCAATCCGCTCGTACCCGAAAATGCGTGGGACTATTTCTGCCTCGACAACGTGCGTTACAAAGGCCATAATCTCACCATTTCGTGGGACAGACACGGGAACCGCTACCATCAGGGCAAGGGATTGAGCATCTATATCGATGGCCGACTTGCCGCACACAGGGATTCCTTGGGCCCACTCTCCTGCCTCACAAAATCTAAAAACTCTTTAAAATAG
- the nfo gene encoding deoxyribonuclease IV, translating into MKYIGAHVSASGGVENAPENAHLIGATAFALFTKNQRQWVAPPLSEKSIVLFKKRCQAYGYTPQQILPHDSYLINLGHPQSEGLEKSRAAFLDEMQRCEQLGLDRLNFHPGSHLKEISVEACLDRIAESINRALDKTKGVTAVIENTAGQGSNVGFRFEHLAHIIDKVEDKSRVGICIDTCHALAGGYDLITAEGFEKTFAALDAIVGLHYLRGMHINDSKKGLDSHVDRHEVLGEGTLGIGLFERIMADPRFDNIPLILETPDESRWPDEIALLKKMVPATR; encoded by the coding sequence ATGAAATACATCGGCGCACACGTCAGCGCGTCGGGAGGCGTAGAGAATGCCCCCGAAAACGCGCACCTCATAGGAGCAACCGCATTTGCTCTTTTTACCAAGAACCAACGGCAATGGGTTGCCCCCCCGCTGTCGGAGAAAAGCATCGTCCTCTTTAAGAAAAGATGCCAAGCCTATGGCTACACTCCGCAACAGATTCTCCCGCACGACAGTTATCTCATCAATCTGGGTCACCCGCAAAGCGAAGGTCTCGAAAAATCGCGGGCTGCGTTTCTCGATGAGATGCAACGTTGCGAACAACTGGGGCTCGATCGGCTCAACTTCCACCCGGGTTCACATCTCAAAGAGATAAGTGTCGAAGCCTGTCTCGACCGCATTGCCGAATCGATAAACCGGGCTCTCGACAAGACCAAAGGAGTAACGGCGGTTATTGAGAACACGGCCGGGCAGGGTTCGAACGTGGGTTTCCGCTTTGAGCACCTCGCCCATATCATCGACAAGGTCGAAGACAAAAGCCGCGTGGGCATCTGCATCGACACCTGTCATGCCTTGGCCGGTGGATATGACCTCATCACGGCCGAAGGTTTTGAAAAGACCTTCGCCGCTCTCGATGCCATCGTAGGCTTACATTACCTCCGCGGCATGCATATCAACGATTCCAAAAAAGGACTCGATTCCCACGTTGACCGTCACGAAGTGTTGGGCGAAGGCACTTTGGGCATCGGCTTGTTTGAACGAATCATGGCCGACCCCCGATTCGACAATATCCCGCTCATTCTCGAAACGCCCGACGAAAGCCGCTGGCCCGACGAAATCGCCTTGCTCAAAAAGATGGTTCCGGCGACCCGTTGA
- a CDS encoding iron-containing alcohol dehydrogenase, with amino-acid sequence MNNFTFHAPTEFVFGKDVENKTGVLCQKYGATKVLIVYGGGSVVRSGLLQRVKQVLDDARIPFAELGGIQPNPTDPKVYEGIEICRRESVDMLLAVGGGSVIDTAKAIAAGVPYAGDFWGFFVGKAVVKEALKVGVVLTIPAAGSEGSGNSVITKLDGLQKLSLRTPDALRPVFAIMNPELTYTLPPYQTACGVVDMMAHIMERYFSNTTGVEITDRLCEGALKAIIEVAPHVMENPTDYDARANLMWCGTIAHNGICGVGREEDWASHFMEHEISAVYNVTHGAGLAVVFPAWLTFMAEHHPGKVGQFAERVWNITPAGTPRETALEGIACLKNFFASIGMPTSFAQLGIEHPDIDLLVEKLHHNKGELVGAYYKLSPDDSRRIYEIACR; translated from the coding sequence ATGAATAACTTTACTTTTCACGCTCCCACCGAATTCGTTTTCGGGAAAGATGTCGAAAACAAGACGGGCGTTTTATGCCAAAAATATGGCGCTACCAAGGTCCTGATCGTCTATGGCGGAGGCTCGGTGGTGCGAAGCGGCCTGTTGCAACGGGTGAAGCAAGTGTTAGATGATGCGCGAATCCCTTTTGCCGAGTTGGGAGGCATTCAACCCAATCCGACCGACCCGAAGGTGTATGAAGGCATAGAAATCTGCCGCAGAGAATCGGTCGATATGTTGTTGGCCGTGGGCGGAGGTTCGGTTATCGACACGGCAAAGGCTATTGCGGCAGGAGTCCCGTATGCCGGAGATTTTTGGGGTTTCTTTGTCGGAAAAGCTGTCGTGAAGGAAGCTCTGAAAGTAGGGGTTGTCCTGACTATACCGGCTGCCGGCAGTGAAGGCTCGGGAAATAGTGTAATCACCAAACTCGATGGCCTGCAAAAATTGAGCTTGCGCACCCCCGACGCCTTGCGCCCCGTGTTTGCCATTATGAATCCCGAACTCACCTACACGTTGCCCCCTTATCAGACGGCATGCGGCGTTGTGGATATGATGGCACACATCATGGAGCGATATTTTTCCAATACCACGGGAGTGGAGATTACCGACCGGCTGTGCGAAGGGGCTCTGAAAGCCATCATCGAGGTGGCTCCGCATGTGATGGAAAATCCGACCGATTACGATGCGCGAGCCAATCTCATGTGGTGCGGCACGATTGCCCACAATGGCATCTGCGGTGTGGGACGCGAAGAAGACTGGGCGTCACATTTCATGGAACATGAGATAAGCGCGGTTTACAATGTGACACACGGTGCCGGACTGGCCGTTGTCTTCCCGGCCTGGCTGACATTCATGGCCGAGCATCACCCCGGGAAAGTTGGCCAGTTTGCCGAGCGGGTTTGGAATATCACGCCGGCCGGTACGCCGCGTGAGACCGCCCTTGAAGGAATCGCCTGCCTTAAAAATTTCTTCGCCTCGATAGGCATGCCCACATCTTTTGCCCAACTCGGCATCGAGCACCCCGATATAGATTTGCTGGTGGAAAAACTCCATCACAACAAAGGCGAGCTTGTCGGGGCATATTACAAACTCTCCCCCGACGATAGCCGCCGCATCTACGAAATAGCTTGCCGCTAA
- a CDS encoding RNA methyltransferase, with protein MLSKNKIKFIQSLDRKKVRTECGCFLAEGNKLVEDTLPAFTCRLLVATAEWLQQHPGVRAGEILECSPDEIARASLMRSPQDVLAVYEMPRHDLQADVLSRQLVLALDTVQDPGNLGTIVRIADWYGIEDILCSPLCADLYNPKVVQATMGALARVRVHYVDLVEFLPRIGTPIYGTFLDGQNIYGQSLTPTGIIVMGNEGNGISPEVRKLVTHSLFLPSYPPERITSESLNVAIATAVVCAEFRRR; from the coding sequence ATGTTGAGTAAAAACAAAATAAAATTTATTCAGTCTCTCGACCGCAAGAAAGTCCGTACCGAATGCGGCTGCTTCTTGGCCGAAGGGAATAAATTGGTCGAAGATACACTCCCGGCGTTCACTTGCCGGCTATTGGTCGCCACTGCCGAGTGGTTACAACAGCACCCCGGTGTGCGAGCTGGTGAGATACTTGAATGCAGTCCCGACGAGATTGCCCGGGCTTCATTGATGCGCTCGCCGCAAGATGTGTTGGCTGTGTATGAGATGCCTCGTCATGATTTGCAGGCCGACGTGTTGTCACGACAGTTGGTATTGGCTCTTGATACCGTGCAAGACCCGGGCAACTTGGGAACGATTGTACGCATTGCCGACTGGTATGGCATAGAGGATATTCTCTGTTCGCCGCTCTGTGCCGACCTGTATAATCCCAAGGTGGTGCAGGCTACCATGGGAGCATTGGCTCGTGTGAGGGTGCATTATGTCGACCTTGTTGAGTTCCTGCCCCGAATCGGGACACCTATATACGGGACATTCCTTGATGGACAAAATATTTATGGACAATCGCTTACCCCGACAGGCATTATCGTGATGGGAAACGAGGGGAACGGCATCTCACCGGAGGTGAGGAAGCTGGTGACGCATTCCCTGTTTCTTCCCAGTTATCCCCCGGAACGGATTACCTCGGAATCGCTCAATGTCGCAATAGCCACAGCCGTAGTGTGTGCCGAGTTCCGCCGTCGGTGA
- the mazG gene encoding nucleoside triphosphate pyrophosphohydrolase: MPTQHSKEEKCAAFGRFLDVLDELRLKCPWDRKQTNESLRANTIEETYELCEAITNNDPVSIKKELGDVLLHIAFYAKIGEEKNLYDIADVCDALCEKLIYRHPHVFGTAQVSTSGQVEQNWEALKLKEKGGNKTVLAGVPTALPALIKACRIQEKARNVGFDWEVREDVWEKVREEIAEFEAAAKDSDEGEREAEFGDLLFSLINAARLYKINPENALERTNQKFIRRFNYVEAAAKEQGRNLKEMTLDEMDHLWDEAKEKGL, encoded by the coding sequence ATGCCTACACAACATAGCAAAGAAGAAAAATGCGCAGCATTCGGCCGCTTCCTCGATGTTCTCGATGAATTGCGTCTGAAATGCCCGTGGGACCGCAAGCAGACCAACGAATCGTTGCGGGCCAACACCATCGAAGAGACCTATGAACTATGCGAAGCCATCACCAACAACGACCCGGTGTCGATAAAAAAAGAGTTGGGCGACGTGCTTCTGCACATCGCATTTTATGCCAAAATAGGTGAAGAGAAAAATCTCTACGACATCGCCGACGTGTGCGACGCGCTGTGTGAAAAACTCATCTATCGCCACCCGCATGTCTTCGGGACGGCCCAGGTTTCTACCTCGGGACAGGTAGAGCAGAACTGGGAAGCCCTCAAACTGAAAGAGAAAGGGGGCAACAAGACCGTTCTCGCCGGAGTACCTACGGCGTTGCCGGCACTCATCAAGGCATGCCGCATACAAGAGAAAGCCCGTAACGTAGGCTTCGACTGGGAGGTGCGTGAAGATGTGTGGGAGAAGGTGCGCGAGGAAATTGCCGAATTTGAAGCCGCCGCAAAAGACAGTGACGAAGGCGAAAGAGAAGCGGAGTTCGGCGATTTGCTGTTCAGTCTCATCAATGCCGCCCGGCTCTATAAAATCAATCCCGAAAATGCTCTTGAACGGACAAATCAGAAATTTATCCGTCGATTCAATTACGTCGAGGCGGCAGCCAAGGAACAAGGCCGCAACTTGAAAGAAATGACCCTCGACGAAATGGACCACTTGTGGGACGAAGCCAAAGAGAAAGGTCTTTAA
- a CDS encoding DHH family phosphoesterase, protein MIPKILTKTEADAISRCIDEAKRIVIVCHVAPDGDAIGSSLALWHTLTDLGKDAYVIVPDAYPASMRFLKGCKEILVYTRYTEFAQRLMASADLIFCLDFNEPKRVDLMEPSLTASPAKKILIDHHLDPVPFCDITVSHPEISSSCEVLFRVICSLGLFEQMSLDAASAIYTGMMTDTGNFTYNSNYPEIYITIAELIKKGIDKDWIYGRIHNTNSENKLRLNGYALSQKMEVFPEQKAAVITLSQEELNRYSYQKGDTEGLVNVPLSMEHILFSAFLREESNLIKISLRSKGSFPANKIASDYFNGGGHLNAAGGEFYGTLQEAHDMMLKILPVIGELATQSQNQ, encoded by the coding sequence ATGATTCCCAAAATATTGACAAAAACCGAAGCCGATGCCATCAGTCGCTGCATCGATGAGGCAAAACGTATCGTCATCGTTTGCCATGTTGCTCCCGATGGTGATGCCATAGGCTCTTCCTTGGCGTTGTGGCATACATTGACCGATTTAGGGAAAGATGCCTATGTCATTGTGCCCGATGCCTATCCGGCCAGTATGCGCTTTTTGAAGGGGTGCAAGGAAATCCTTGTATATACCCGTTACACCGAGTTCGCGCAGCGGCTCATGGCGAGTGCCGATTTGATTTTCTGTCTCGACTTCAACGAGCCGAAGCGGGTCGATTTGATGGAACCTTCATTGACGGCCTCTCCGGCAAAGAAAATATTGATAGACCATCACTTGGACCCCGTCCCGTTTTGTGACATTACCGTTTCACACCCCGAGATTTCGTCGAGTTGTGAAGTGTTGTTCCGGGTCATTTGCAGTTTGGGCCTGTTTGAGCAGATGAGCCTCGATGCGGCATCGGCCATCTACACCGGCATGATGACCGACACGGGAAATTTTACTTATAATTCGAATTATCCCGAAATATACATAACCATCGCCGAGTTGATAAAAAAAGGTATCGACAAAGATTGGATATATGGTCGCATACACAATACCAACAGCGAGAACAAACTCCGTCTTAACGGATATGCCCTTTCTCAAAAAATGGAGGTTTTCCCCGAGCAAAAGGCCGCCGTCATTACGCTCTCGCAGGAAGAGCTCAACCGGTATAGTTACCAGAAAGGTGATACCGAGGGCCTTGTGAACGTGCCGCTCTCGATGGAACACATTCTCTTCTCGGCGTTCTTGCGTGAAGAATCGAACCTGATAAAAATATCGTTGCGTTCCAAAGGTTCGTTCCCGGCCAATAAAATCGCGTCGGATTACTTCAACGGTGGTGGCCACTTGAATGCTGCCGGAGGTGAGTTTTATGGAACCTTGCAGGAAGCACATGACATGATGCTCAAAATATTACCGGTTATCGGAGAATTAGCGACACAATCTCAAAATCAATAA
- a CDS encoding DUF4827 domain-containing protein → MREEEDNAIEKYLTSDGRWVADIPADRNFLTAENNENPPYYKLPDDVYMQILSIGYLDSTKQFFVADDKVYFRYTRMSLTDWADGIVSTSGNMNDASGSSDQYYFTYTTQEGSNYSMYFEYGLGIEYPLKYVGNGALLRLVVPSKMGFSSEISNVIPYLYTIKYNLREN, encoded by the coding sequence TTGCGTGAAGAAGAAGACAATGCCATCGAAAAATATCTTACAAGCGACGGACGTTGGGTTGCCGACATTCCTGCCGATAGAAACTTCCTGACCGCCGAGAATAACGAGAATCCCCCTTACTATAAGTTGCCCGATGATGTGTATATGCAGATTCTCTCCATCGGTTATCTCGACTCGACCAAACAATTTTTCGTGGCCGACGACAAGGTCTATTTCCGATATACACGCATGAGTCTCACCGATTGGGCCGATGGCATCGTTTCCACTTCGGGTAACATGAATGATGCCAGCGGTAGCAGCGACCAGTACTATTTTACCTACACCACGCAGGAAGGCTCCAATTATTCGATGTATTTCGAGTACGGATTGGGCATAGAGTATCCATTGAAGTATGTCGGCAATGGCGCTTTGCTTCGCTTGGTTGTCCCGTCGAAGATGGGATTTTCGAGTGAAATATCCAACGTCATTCCCTATTTATACACCATTAAGTACAACCTCAGAGAAAATTGA